In a single window of the Streptomyces cinnabarinus genome:
- a CDS encoding FAD-dependent monooxygenase has product MSTKTVAYDVIIAGAGPTGLMLAGELAMAGVRCRVVERREDRTRESRALGLHGRTMEVLNMRGLAEEVLARANPIPQVRVSLGHSLFDMSRLATDYGQLTIIPQGETEEILEKRATDLGVAVDRGVALTGCRQNGPVVHCTLEQNGKVWEESASWLVGCDGSRSRVREAMGAEFTGATYPYTIIVADVRLGTPLDDQLLIRVGRAGLVVATDFGNGWYRMGVIDRDKPWSDEPVTLDEVERTLAKLFGRNMRPSEPLWTSRFHIQERQASFYRQGRMLIAGDAAHVHSPLGGQGLNLGIQDAMNLGWKLGAVVGGRASDDLLDTFELERRRVSQGVIKVTDIATRMMTSDRLPARIARRTVMSVASRIPATHRTAVGHLSGIATRYPTMASAVGASPLTGTRVPDLRVAGHGAPVRIHEALRHGGFVLIDREDGAPLLPAVAEGDGRLVRIGGRIVADSGPWNKPEVVLIRPDGYCAWAGPRARARQELALACRRWVQS; this is encoded by the coding sequence CCCACGGGGCTGATGCTGGCAGGCGAACTCGCCATGGCGGGTGTGCGCTGCCGGGTCGTCGAACGTCGCGAGGACCGCACCAGGGAGTCCCGGGCACTGGGACTGCACGGCCGGACCATGGAGGTCCTCAACATGCGCGGGCTCGCCGAGGAGGTGCTGGCCCGCGCCAACCCGATCCCGCAGGTCCGGGTGTCACTCGGCCACTCCCTGTTCGACATGAGCCGACTGGCCACCGACTACGGCCAGTTGACGATCATTCCGCAGGGGGAGACCGAGGAGATCCTGGAGAAGCGCGCCACCGACCTCGGCGTGGCCGTGGACCGGGGCGTCGCCCTCACCGGCTGCCGGCAGAACGGTCCCGTGGTCCACTGCACGCTGGAGCAGAACGGCAAGGTGTGGGAGGAGAGCGCCTCCTGGCTGGTCGGCTGCGACGGCTCGCGCAGCCGGGTGCGGGAGGCCATGGGCGCCGAGTTCACCGGCGCGACCTACCCGTACACGATCATCGTCGCCGATGTGCGGCTCGGTACCCCGCTCGACGACCAGCTGCTGATCCGCGTCGGCCGGGCCGGGCTGGTGGTGGCGACCGACTTCGGCAACGGCTGGTACCGCATGGGCGTGATCGACCGGGACAAGCCCTGGTCGGACGAGCCGGTCACGCTCGACGAGGTCGAGCGGACCCTGGCCAAGCTGTTCGGCAGGAACATGCGGCCCAGCGAGCCGCTGTGGACCTCGCGCTTCCACATCCAGGAGCGGCAGGCGTCGTTCTACCGCCAGGGGCGCATGCTCATCGCCGGCGACGCCGCCCATGTGCACTCCCCGCTCGGCGGACAGGGGCTCAACCTCGGCATCCAGGACGCCATGAACCTCGGCTGGAAGCTGGGCGCCGTGGTGGGCGGACGGGCCTCGGACGACCTGCTCGACACCTTCGAGCTGGAACGGCGCCGGGTCTCCCAGGGCGTCATCAAGGTGACGGACATCGCCACCCGCATGATGACGTCCGACCGGCTGCCCGCGCGGATCGCCCGCAGGACCGTGATGTCCGTGGCCAGCCGGATCCCCGCGACCCACCGGACCGCGGTCGGCCATCTGTCGGGCATCGCCACCCGCTACCCGACGATGGCCTCGGCCGTCGGCGCCTCACCCCTCACCGGCACCCGGGTCCCCGACCTCAGGGTCGCCGGGCACGGCGCTCCCGTCCGCATCCACGAGGCGCTGCGCCACGGCGGGTTCGTGCTCATCGACCGGGAGGACGGCGCCCCGCTGCTGCCGGCGGTAGCGGAGGGGGACGGCCGCCTCGTCCGGATCGGCGGCCGGATCGTCGCGGACTCCGGGCCCTGGAACAAACCGGAGGTCGTGCTGATCCGCCCGGACGGCTACTGCGCCTGGGCGGGCCCGCGCGCCCGCGCACGGCAGGAACTGGCTCTCGCCTGCCGGCGCTGGGTCCAGAGCTGA
- a CDS encoding NAD(P)/FAD-dependent oxidoreductase, giving the protein MPTRSKHPTSPQYDVAILGSGLAGTTLAACLARNGAKVLVLDAGTHPRFAIGESTIPYTSMLMRLVSERYDVPEIKWLTTFESVQSKISTNCGVKRNFGFLYHREGARQNPLETSMFPIPKITHTENHFFRQDVDAWMLAVAIKYGADVRQQTKIVDAEFDDDGVTVIPVQGDPVRAKFVVDASGHRSPLAEKFGLREEPSRLRHQSRSLFTHMINVKPYEDTVPKGSHKNPSPWSQGTLHHMFEGGWMWVIPFDNHPRATNPLCSVGLNLDPRIHPTPDCSPEEEFRNFIAKYPDIAPQFEGSITVRDWVRTERLQYSSKQTVGYRWCLTSHAAGFVDALFSRGLSNTMEIIHALTWRLLDAIKDDDFAVERFEYVQELEQGLLDFNDDLVANAYTGTKSWFLWNAYYRSWVLSQALATFEINRAYARFLENHDPKVLDRLERQAPNGAIPEYAPARELLKAMSETIQDVQHGRREDREASDHIMKLLGKADFIPPVFGLDDPDVHWTEVNPIKLAKTLRWSRTKAPKEIGDLTWEGLTLFMKKRFDRSEFQLAEELKHMAAGWPVIGRAFRVPEPE; this is encoded by the coding sequence ATGCCGACTCGCTCGAAGCACCCTACGTCGCCGCAGTACGACGTGGCCATCCTGGGGTCGGGTCTGGCGGGCACCACGCTGGCCGCCTGCCTCGCCCGCAACGGCGCGAAGGTGCTCGTCCTCGACGCGGGAACGCACCCCCGTTTCGCCATCGGTGAGTCCACCATCCCGTACACCTCGATGCTGATGCGGCTGGTCAGCGAGCGGTACGACGTGCCCGAGATCAAGTGGCTGACGACCTTCGAGTCCGTGCAGTCGAAGATCTCCACCAACTGTGGTGTGAAGCGCAACTTCGGCTTCCTCTACCACCGTGAGGGCGCCCGCCAGAACCCGCTGGAAACCAGCATGTTCCCGATCCCGAAGATCACCCACACCGAGAACCACTTCTTCCGCCAGGACGTCGACGCCTGGATGCTGGCCGTGGCCATCAAGTACGGCGCCGACGTCCGCCAGCAGACGAAGATCGTCGACGCCGAGTTCGACGACGACGGTGTCACCGTCATACCGGTCCAGGGCGATCCGGTGCGGGCGAAGTTCGTGGTGGACGCGAGCGGTCACCGCTCCCCGCTGGCCGAGAAGTTCGGCCTGCGCGAGGAGCCGAGCCGGCTGCGCCACCAGTCGCGCTCGCTGTTCACCCACATGATCAATGTGAAGCCGTACGAGGACACCGTCCCCAAGGGCAGCCACAAGAACCCGAGCCCGTGGAGCCAGGGCACCCTGCACCACATGTTCGAGGGCGGCTGGATGTGGGTCATCCCCTTCGACAACCACCCGCGCGCCACCAACCCGCTGTGCAGCGTGGGCCTCAACCTCGACCCGCGGATCCACCCCACGCCGGACTGCTCCCCCGAGGAGGAGTTCCGCAACTTCATCGCCAAGTACCCCGACATCGCACCGCAGTTCGAGGGGTCCATCACGGTCCGCGACTGGGTGCGCACCGAGCGGCTCCAGTACTCCTCCAAGCAGACGGTCGGCTACCGCTGGTGCCTGACCTCGCACGCCGCCGGCTTCGTGGACGCGCTGTTCTCCCGCGGCCTGTCCAACACCATGGAGATCATCCACGCCCTGACCTGGCGCCTGCTGGACGCCATCAAGGACGACGACTTCGCCGTCGAGCGGTTCGAGTACGTCCAGGAGCTGGAGCAGGGCCTGCTCGACTTCAACGACGACCTGGTCGCCAACGCCTACACCGGCACCAAGAGCTGGTTCCTGTGGAACGCCTACTACCGGTCCTGGGTGCTCAGCCAGGCGCTCGCCACCTTCGAGATCAACCGCGCCTACGCCCGCTTCCTGGAGAACCACGACCCGAAGGTCCTGGACCGTCTGGAGCGCCAGGCGCCCAACGGGGCCATCCCGGAGTACGCGCCCGCCCGTGAGCTGCTCAAGGCCATGAGCGAGACGATCCAGGACGTCCAGCACGGCCGCCGCGAGGACCGCGAGGCCTCCGACCACATCATGAAGCTGCTCGGCAAGGCCGACTTCATCCCGCCGGTGTTCGGCCTGGACGACCCCGACGTCCACTGGACCGAGGTGAACCCGATCAAGCTGGCGAAGACGCTGCGCTGGTCGCGGACCAAGGCTCCCAAGGAGATCGGCGACCTGACCTGGGAAGGGCTCACGCTCTTCATGAAGAAGCGCTTCGACCGCAGCGAGTTCCAACTCGCGGAGGAACTCAAGCACATGGCCGCGGGCTGGCCGGTGATCGGACGGGCCTTCCGGGTGCCCGAGCCCGAGTGA